Proteins encoded within one genomic window of Acidovorax sp. 107:
- a CDS encoding MobA/MobL family protein: protein MTYHLSVKTGGKGAAARHAKYIGRRGAFESKSEDLVDTFSGNLPGWTSGDTTKFWQTADKYERSNAAVYREYEGALPAELTHTQMREALEEWMQHVAPNKPYEVAIHEPVAALGGVPQPHFHAMVSDRVLDGIDRPAELHFRRYNPKKPEAGGSKKDSGGRTPLALRNELKETRKAFADLLNRHLTANGHDPRLDHRSHQERGLSAEPGRHLGPARVQRLRAAQAQSATSP from the coding sequence ATGACATATCACCTCAGCGTGAAGACGGGAGGCAAGGGCGCTGCAGCGCGCCATGCAAAATACATCGGACGTCGCGGAGCCTTTGAGAGCAAAAGCGAAGACCTCGTGGACACATTCTCCGGCAACCTTCCCGGTTGGACCAGTGGCGATACCACCAAATTCTGGCAGACCGCCGACAAGTACGAGCGTAGCAACGCTGCCGTGTACCGCGAGTACGAGGGCGCGTTACCAGCCGAACTAACCCATACACAAATGCGCGAGGCTCTCGAGGAGTGGATGCAGCACGTCGCACCCAACAAGCCCTATGAAGTTGCCATCCATGAGCCCGTTGCCGCCCTTGGTGGAGTGCCACAACCGCATTTCCATGCGATGGTTTCGGATCGGGTACTCGATGGAATCGACCGCCCGGCGGAGCTGCATTTTCGACGTTACAACCCCAAGAAGCCGGAAGCAGGGGGCAGCAAAAAAGACAGCGGTGGCCGCACACCCTTGGCCTTGCGCAACGAGTTGAAGGAAACACGCAAAGCGTTTGCCGATCTCTTGAACCGGCATTTGACAGCGAATGGACATGACCCGCGGCTCGATCATCGAAGCCACCAGGAGCGAGGACTCTCCGCCGAGCCGGGGCGGCACCTCGGACCTGCCAGGGTCCAGCGACTGCGGGCGGCACAAGCGCAGTCTGCGACATCGCCATAG
- a CDS encoding integrase arm-type DNA-binding domain-containing protein, with protein sequence MSITSHCSTNRHNGNVGSDDVHWNPKTSNLIQCSLVERMELRSLAKSAAQLVVKAIMARKAKDLTALEVSRLTCQGHHAVGGVAGLYLYVTGSGARSWVLRIMIGDRRRHMGLGSFPEVTLAQARSKAREAKDWLDQGVDPIERRTALMTSLKAQQVLPMTFEQAANAYIATRESEWKNLKHRSQWSSTLKTYAYPHIGNTAVQDVSTEQVLSILKPIWTTKAETASRLRGRIEAVLDWTTIGGQRSGDNPARWRGHLDALLPRPSKAREIQLHGGHPVTNMPEFMCNLRRRPGTAARALEFCILTAVPSDWVLMARWGEIDLRAGVWTVPAERAALDEPYRIPLSSSAISVLKSEVLHIPPDTHLVFAKDKESSLSEAILVDVLKRLSLELYPDDFRRTFRDWAVNKARYPQKLVDISLASAAKRNEKSLKPDDVELGQRREMMNEWDQFIMQKASKIAFPFALRAF encoded by the coding sequence TTGAGCATCACGAGTCACTGTTCAACCAATCGCCACAATGGTAATGTGGGTTCAGATGATGTCCATTGGAATCCTAAAACGTCCAACCTGATCCAGTGTTCATTGGTAGAAAGGATGGAGCTCAGGTCCCTGGCAAAATCCGCTGCCCAACTCGTGGTGAAGGCGATCATGGCTCGGAAAGCGAAGGACTTAACTGCCCTTGAAGTGTCACGACTGACCTGCCAGGGTCACCATGCCGTGGGAGGCGTTGCTGGGCTGTATTTGTATGTCACGGGCTCTGGTGCGAGATCCTGGGTGCTGCGCATCATGATCGGCGACAGGCGGCGGCACATGGGCCTTGGGAGTTTTCCAGAAGTCACACTTGCGCAAGCCAGATCAAAAGCCCGTGAAGCCAAAGACTGGCTGGATCAAGGGGTCGATCCGATTGAGCGTCGGACCGCACTCATGACCTCTTTGAAAGCACAGCAGGTGCTACCCATGACGTTCGAGCAGGCAGCCAATGCCTACATCGCAACACGCGAGAGTGAATGGAAGAACCTCAAGCACCGCAGTCAGTGGTCTTCCACTCTCAAGACCTACGCATATCCTCATATTGGAAATACGGCAGTTCAGGACGTATCGACTGAGCAGGTACTGTCCATCCTCAAACCGATATGGACCACCAAAGCAGAGACAGCTTCGCGCCTTCGGGGGCGGATTGAAGCAGTACTGGATTGGACGACCATTGGGGGACAGCGTAGTGGCGACAATCCAGCTCGATGGAGAGGGCACCTAGACGCGTTGCTGCCTCGACCATCCAAAGCCCGGGAGATCCAACTCCACGGCGGACATCCGGTCACCAACATGCCAGAGTTCATGTGCAACCTCCGCCGTCGCCCAGGAACTGCAGCACGTGCCCTCGAGTTTTGCATTCTCACTGCAGTCCCTAGCGATTGGGTGCTCATGGCCCGATGGGGTGAGATTGATTTGAGAGCTGGTGTCTGGACGGTGCCCGCTGAGCGTGCGGCGTTGGATGAACCGTATCGAATCCCACTTAGTAGCAGTGCGATATCTGTACTGAAGTCAGAGGTGCTTCACATTCCGCCAGACACTCACTTGGTCTTTGCAAAGGACAAAGAATCATCCCTCTCAGAGGCGATACTGGTTGACGTATTGAAACGGTTGAGTCTGGAGCTCTATCCCGACGACTTCAGGCGCACTTTCCGAGACTGGGCTGTTAATAAGGCCCGGTACCCCCAGAAACTCGTAGATATTTCATTGGCGAGTGCTGCCAAGAGAAATGAAAAATCATTAAAACCTGATGACGTTGAATTGGGGCAGAGAAGGGAAATGATGAACGAATGGGACCAATTTATCATGCAAAAAGCGTCGAAGATCGCTTTTCCGTTTGCTTTGAGAGCCTTTTGA
- a CDS encoding SDR family NAD(P)-dependent oxidoreductase has protein sequence MKTLLGKRAFVTGASRGIGAAVARRLASEGADVAIGYEKSATAADAIAKAIRSTGRNAVTVPMSAADPTSVKAAVDRAAAELGGLDILVNNAGIFRTGSIESASLADIDETLSVNLRAVVVATQAALAYMSNGGRIINTGSNLATRVPGGGMTLYAASKAALIGLTKGLARDLGSRSITVNVIHPGSTDTDMNPADGEHAQFQLQRMAIPRYADPDELAALYAFVASPQARSINGAELTVDGAANA, from the coding sequence ATGAAAACACTTCTTGGAAAACGTGCTTTTGTCACTGGCGCAAGCCGTGGAATCGGAGCTGCGGTCGCGCGTCGCCTTGCGTCTGAAGGTGCCGATGTCGCAATTGGCTACGAGAAGTCCGCCACGGCAGCGGATGCGATTGCCAAGGCGATTCGCAGCACCGGACGCAATGCCGTCACGGTCCCGATGAGCGCAGCCGACCCGACTTCAGTGAAAGCAGCGGTCGATCGCGCAGCGGCAGAACTCGGAGGGCTCGACATCCTGGTCAACAACGCCGGGATCTTCCGCACGGGCTCCATCGAATCCGCCAGCCTCGCGGATATTGACGAGACCCTTTCTGTCAACCTGCGTGCGGTTGTCGTCGCCACGCAAGCGGCGCTCGCCTACATGAGCAATGGTGGCCGAATCATCAACACAGGCAGCAACCTAGCGACTCGTGTGCCGGGAGGCGGAATGACCTTGTATGCGGCAAGCAAAGCCGCATTGATCGGCCTCACCAAAGGGCTGGCACGCGACCTCGGCTCCCGCAGTATCACGGTCAATGTCATCCACCCGGGCTCAACCGACACGGACATGAATCCCGCGGACGGCGAGCATGCGCAGTTCCAGTTGCAGCGCATGGCGATTCCGCGTTACGCGGACCCCGACGAGCTGGCCGCTCTGTATGCCTTTGTTGCCAGTCCACAGGCTCGGTCGATCAACGGAGCGGAACTTACGGTGGACGGCGCAGCCAACGCATAA
- a CDS encoding flavodoxin family protein: MPSIVVVYHSGYGHTRRLAQAVAQGAEAALLEIDAQGTLPESAWMGLAAADLIVLGSPTYMGSASWQFKRFADDSSAAWMAQKWKDKLFAGFTNSGSMSGDKLSTLQYFMTFAMQHSGLWVGTGMMPSNTKAALRNDVNYVGSSSGAMATTPVDAGVDEMLEGDIETARRFGERLRDVAKRYSNTSPHKA, translated from the coding sequence ATGCCATCCATTGTGGTTGTCTACCATTCCGGCTACGGCCATACCCGTCGATTGGCACAGGCCGTTGCCCAAGGTGCGGAGGCCGCATTGCTGGAGATTGATGCGCAAGGTACTCTGCCTGAGTCCGCCTGGATGGGGCTGGCTGCCGCGGATTTGATTGTGCTGGGCTCACCCACTTATATGGGTAGCGCGAGTTGGCAGTTCAAGCGATTTGCCGATGACTCTTCGGCGGCCTGGATGGCCCAGAAATGGAAAGACAAACTCTTCGCAGGCTTCACCAACAGCGGAAGCATGAGCGGCGACAAGCTGTCCACCTTGCAGTACTTCATGACATTTGCCATGCAACACAGCGGCCTGTGGGTGGGCACCGGCATGATGCCCTCCAATACCAAGGCAGCTCTGCGCAACGACGTGAACTATGTCGGTTCATCTTCAGGCGCAATGGCCACAACACCGGTCGATGCGGGGGTTGACGAAATGTTGGAAGGCGATATCGAGACGGCCAGGCGTTTTGGCGAACGGCTTCGGGACGTTGCGAAGCGCTACTCGAATACGTCGCCTCACAAGGCGTAA
- a CDS encoding S24 family peptidase, protein MVVAVVENEFVCKTLQIRAGRIKLKAANPTYPDLVPKESQTVQVWGVVVAAIKQFKA, encoded by the coding sequence GTGGTCGTCGCTGTTGTCGAAAACGAATTCGTCTGCAAAACCTTGCAGATAAGGGCAGGGCGCATCAAACTCAAAGCCGCCAACCCCACGTACCCCGACCTCGTTCCCAAAGAAAGCCAGACTGTTCAGGTGTGGGGCGTCGTGGTAGCCGCCATCAAACAGTTCAAGGCCTGA
- a CDS encoding integrase, producing MATKTSGQSINELSPGQFLKMGKVIPSGSLEVRKLASGAVTFYWRVTINGKTAREVIGIYDPSAPPKSLKPTGKGFSVLAAMRAAESLAEQHHANMANGGFAGVKAAAQEAKDKAKAAKLEAAKFTLEALLTDYCDHLKALERDSHSDARSIFKLHVLEAWPKIAALPANEVTVEQIADMMRRVIEQGKARTSNKLRSYIRAAYQTAKAARSKPSIPVKFKSYNVTHNPAADTEPDESANKADKRPLTTEELRSYWQAIKLLPGFQGAVLRLHLLTGGQRIAQLVKLRTENVTAESIMLFDGKGRPGKPPRPHTVPLIPQAAAALQECEPQGTYALSTDKGVTHLAATTLSAWAVDATTLADFQAKRIRSGVETILARARISSDDRGRLQSHGISGVQNRHYDGHDYMEEKRQALETLFRLLDAPEGSSA from the coding sequence ATGGCTACGAAAACCAGCGGACAAAGTATCAACGAACTGTCGCCAGGGCAGTTCCTGAAAATGGGCAAAGTGATCCCGTCAGGATCGTTGGAGGTACGAAAACTAGCATCTGGTGCCGTCACCTTCTACTGGCGCGTCACGATCAACGGCAAGACCGCTCGCGAAGTGATCGGGATATACGACCCGAGTGCGCCGCCCAAAAGCTTGAAGCCGACAGGCAAGGGGTTTTCTGTCTTGGCGGCAATGCGTGCCGCAGAGTCTCTAGCAGAGCAGCATCATGCCAACATGGCCAACGGCGGATTTGCTGGCGTGAAGGCAGCCGCACAGGAGGCGAAGGACAAGGCCAAAGCAGCAAAGCTGGAAGCGGCAAAGTTCACATTGGAGGCGTTGCTCACCGACTACTGCGACCACCTGAAAGCCCTGGAACGCGATTCGCACAGTGACGCCCGAAGCATCTTCAAGCTGCATGTGCTGGAGGCATGGCCCAAGATCGCTGCCCTGCCTGCCAATGAAGTGACTGTAGAACAGATAGCAGACATGATGCGCCGGGTAATTGAGCAGGGAAAAGCTCGCACCAGTAATAAGCTGCGCAGCTATATCAGGGCTGCATACCAGACAGCGAAGGCTGCACGCTCCAAACCCAGCATTCCGGTGAAGTTCAAAAGCTACAACGTCACCCACAACCCTGCGGCAGACACAGAACCCGACGAAAGCGCCAACAAGGCTGACAAGCGCCCCCTGACAACTGAGGAGCTTCGTTCCTACTGGCAAGCCATCAAGCTCCTGCCAGGATTTCAGGGTGCGGTCCTGAGGCTACATCTTTTAACTGGTGGGCAACGCATCGCGCAACTGGTGAAACTGCGTACGGAAAACGTAACGGCTGAAAGCATCATGCTCTTCGATGGCAAGGGTAGACCTGGCAAGCCTCCCCGCCCACATACGGTGCCGCTGATCCCTCAAGCCGCGGCTGCGCTGCAGGAGTGCGAGCCACAAGGCACCTATGCCTTGAGCACCGACAAAGGCGTTACTCACCTTGCCGCGACCACACTGAGCGCGTGGGCAGTCGATGCCACCACGCTGGCCGACTTCCAAGCAAAGCGTATTCGTTCGGGTGTGGAGACCATTCTTGCCCGCGCTCGTATCAGCTCAGATGATCGTGGCCGCTTGCAGTCGCACGGTATCAGCGGGGTACAGAACCGTCACTATGACGGGCATGACTATATGGAAGAGAAGCGGCAAGCGCTGGAAACATTGTTCCGCCTACTGGATGCACCTGAGGGTAGTTCCGCATGA
- a CDS encoding IS5 family transposase: protein MRGADTFTESLFTMRHLDDFVPADHPLRVIRVMVNKALANMDGLFAQMYAADIKGGRPSIAPEKMLRAMLIQVLYSVRSERQLMEQTQYNLLFRWFIGLAMDDAVWVPTVFSKNRERLIEHDAVIELFNQIVQQAQEQELLSGEHFSVDGTLIQAWAGHKSFVRKDRQGDDDTDAGNFKDQKRSNDTHESTTDGDARLYRKGKTASELRFMGHTLTDNRHGPVVSAVVTQADGYAEREAAKAMINDARQALPGDEPITITLGADKGYDAKEFIEALQEMNVLPHVAQNKSGRQSAVPEGIADSEGYAISQQKRKLIEQGFGWAKTVGHMRQVLVRGIKKVDQMFVLTMAGYNLTRLRSLGQIRLQGRV from the coding sequence ATGCGCGGAGCCGACACCTTCACCGAGAGCCTGTTCACCATGCGCCATCTCGATGACTTCGTGCCCGCGGACCATCCTCTGCGCGTGATTCGCGTGATGGTCAACAAGGCGCTGGCAAACATGGATGGGCTGTTTGCCCAGATGTACGCAGCCGACATCAAAGGTGGACGCCCCAGCATCGCCCCTGAGAAGATGCTGCGCGCCATGCTCATTCAGGTGCTCTACAGCGTGCGCTCAGAACGCCAGCTCATGGAGCAAACCCAGTACAACCTGCTGTTTCGCTGGTTCATTGGCCTGGCCATGGACGATGCGGTCTGGGTGCCCACCGTCTTCAGCAAGAACCGCGAACGCCTGATCGAGCACGATGCGGTCATAGAGCTCTTCAACCAGATCGTGCAGCAAGCCCAGGAACAGGAGCTACTCTCGGGCGAACACTTCAGCGTGGACGGCACCCTGATCCAGGCCTGGGCGGGCCACAAGAGCTTTGTGCGCAAAGACCGCCAGGGCGACGACGATACCGATGCGGGCAACTTCAAAGACCAAAAGCGCAGCAACGACACCCATGAATCCACCACGGACGGGGACGCACGGCTGTACCGCAAGGGCAAAACGGCCAGCGAGTTGCGCTTCATGGGCCACACGCTCACCGACAACCGCCATGGGCCGGTGGTCAGTGCCGTGGTCACCCAGGCCGACGGGTATGCAGAGCGCGAAGCGGCCAAGGCCATGATCAACGATGCGCGACAGGCATTGCCCGGCGATGAGCCCATCACGATCACGCTGGGCGCGGACAAAGGCTACGACGCCAAGGAATTCATTGAAGCCCTGCAAGAGATGAACGTACTGCCCCATGTGGCGCAGAACAAATCAGGGCGCCAATCTGCGGTGCCCGAGGGAATAGCAGACAGCGAAGGCTACGCCATCTCGCAGCAAAAGAGAAAGCTGATCGAACAGGGCTTTGGCTGGGCCAAGACGGTGGGTCACATGCGCCAGGTGCTGGTGCGCGGGATCAAGAAAGTGGACCAGATGTTTGTGCTGACGATGGCGGGCTACAACCTCACGCGACTGCGCAGCCTGGGGCAAATCCGTCTGCAGGGGCGGGTGTGA
- a CDS encoding MFS transporter: MWWKLITRRSSTAHFLCSTVCKLVFWKHFAQKTTKNNLQMRLSLAMFPSRSSSCFWSRGEAVVKAAVFDPGLFWQWLVAKLGIASRLLEGVLVSSSSSGSTCSGNPVQSPSKPAADTSIWPAIASLTLGVFGLVMAEFLSISLLTAMATDLGISDGAAGQAITVTALFGAVGAPSLHC, encoded by the coding sequence ATGTGGTGGAAACTCATAACAAGGCGCTCCAGCACCGCACATTTCTTGTGCTCGACAGTTTGTAAGTTGGTTTTTTGGAAGCATTTTGCGCAGAAAACCACAAAAAACAACTTACAAATGCGGCTGAGCTTGGCGATGTTCCCCAGCAGATCCTCAAGCTGCTTTTGGTCACGGGGTGAAGCGGTTGTGAAAGCAGCCGTCTTCGATCCCGGTCTTTTCTGGCAATGGCTGGTTGCCAAGCTTGGTATCGCCTCCCGTCTTCTTGAAGGGGTTTTAGTGTCTTCCTCGTCCAGTGGCTCTACCTGCTCGGGCAACCCCGTGCAGTCGCCTTCCAAGCCAGCTGCAGACACTTCAATCTGGCCCGCCATCGCATCGCTGACGCTGGGCGTGTTCGGCCTAGTGATGGCCGAATTCCTGTCGATCAGCCTGCTGACGGCGATGGCCACCGACCTGGGCATCAGCGACGGCGCCGCTGGCCAAGCGATCACGGTCACAGCGCTGTTCGGAGCTGTCGGGGCGCCGTCATTGCACTGCTGA
- a CDS encoding AlpA family transcriptional regulator encodes MTTTTSGICRLNELKALTGLGRSTIYAKGNPRSRQYDEKFPRRVRLGTANSRSVGWPRAEVLAWLDLTATTRRVV; translated from the coding sequence ATGACCACAACAACTTCCGGCATCTGCCGGTTAAACGAGCTAAAGGCTCTCACCGGCTTAGGCCGTTCCACGATCTATGCCAAGGGAAACCCCCGCAGTCGTCAGTATGACGAGAAGTTCCCGCGGAGAGTGCGCTTGGGGACCGCCAATAGCCGATCTGTTGGCTGGCCTCGGGCAGAGGTTCTCGCGTGGCTTGATCTGACGGCTACAACGCGACGTGTGGTGTGA
- a CDS encoding DUF3987 domain-containing protein, with amino-acid sequence MREYQSEQDKIHEKALKTHEIKIRIHKIKVRLIDKFINQCVNQGKDYDDYERDQEELQEKEPRLPKEENVLIQDATLAGILEVLNKGIPVTTISIAEAERFFSGKSKGDLATLNDLHDPSSHMSVLRKGCKMVFEEPVVTQNYSIQHDAVKKYIQRSREMGNVGRALICEISEIPETVAESNAPFKALPLLQAKLADFLSIGMRRRHDDNFKFDVIMTSPSADMMFVEYFAKLRESIKPGGRFSDVDDAVAKMRANALKIAGIFHLMGGKTGFIEGDTMKAALHVCTWYLLEFQRLFGRIGELSDEQTYARVLEEWLWARFKVKRAMFNVRVGEVRDMGPNCFRPPKRENLDLAIRALEKKGVVEVQDIRGEMQLKINREYFLTNPAPGNVLNLMKDFAYLDSPNGRYGLGSRSYQPPTIGRG; translated from the coding sequence CTGAGAGAGTATCAGAGTGAGCAAGATAAAATTCATGAAAAGGCGTTGAAGACGCACGAAATTAAAATTCGAATTCATAAAATAAAGGTTCGCTTAATCGATAAATTCATTAATCAATGCGTCAATCAAGGTAAGGACTATGATGATTATGAAAGAGATCAGGAGGAACTCCAGGAAAAAGAGCCGCGACTGCCAAAGGAGGAAAATGTATTAATTCAGGATGCAACTCTTGCTGGAATTCTTGAGGTTTTGAACAAAGGAATTCCTGTAACTACCATCAGTATTGCGGAGGCAGAGAGATTTTTTTCTGGTAAATCCAAAGGAGACTTGGCGACGCTCAATGATCTTCACGATCCTTCCTCACATATGTCTGTTCTTCGGAAGGGATGTAAAATGGTATTTGAGGAGCCTGTCGTAACTCAAAACTACTCGATCCAACATGATGCAGTAAAAAAGTACATTCAGCGGTCTCGTGAAATGGGCAATGTTGGGCGTGCCCTCATTTGTGAAATTTCCGAGATCCCTGAGACAGTTGCAGAATCCAATGCTCCCTTTAAGGCTCTGCCATTGCTTCAGGCCAAGCTAGCAGATTTTTTAAGTATTGGAATGAGGAGAAGGCATGATGATAATTTTAAATTTGATGTTATCATGACTTCTCCGAGCGCCGACATGATGTTTGTTGAGTATTTCGCAAAGCTGCGTGAGTCCATCAAACCGGGAGGGCGCTTTAGCGATGTTGATGATGCTGTCGCGAAGATGAGAGCTAATGCCCTAAAAATCGCAGGGATTTTTCATCTGATGGGGGGAAAAACTGGATTCATCGAAGGCGACACCATGAAAGCAGCGCTCCACGTTTGTACTTGGTATCTGCTCGAGTTCCAACGCCTCTTTGGCCGAATCGGTGAACTGAGCGACGAGCAAACCTACGCACGAGTGCTTGAGGAATGGCTATGGGCTCGCTTCAAAGTAAAAAGGGCCATGTTCAACGTCAGAGTGGGGGAGGTCAGGGACATGGGGCCTAATTGTTTCAGGCCACCGAAGCGAGAGAATTTGGACTTGGCGATCCGCGCGCTGGAAAAGAAAGGTGTTGTTGAGGTGCAGGATATTAGGGGGGAAATGCAATTGAAAATTAATCGCGAGTATTTTCTGACAAATCCAGCCCCTGGCAATGTGCTGAATCTGATGAAGGATTTTGCTTACTTGGACAGTCCGAACGGACGGTATGGCCTTGGATCCAGAAGTTACCAGCCGCCGACGATTGGGAGGGGCTGA
- a CDS encoding LysR family transcriptional regulator → MNNQNYSIDDLQWFIKIAEAGSLSGASRQLEVPKSTLSRRLARMETAAGVSLVKRNTRAFALTDAGQRLLDGTSPLIHKLNAVTHDLLSQDQTPSGRVRLAASATFGKVVLLPLVTEYLFKHEHLELDVKLSNRHVNIVEEGIDLAVRIGELADSSLKARAIGTVRPALFASPAYANQHGLPVHPGELSAHAGLLQSREAAEIKLHSRSRTAKGLLRSRLIIGPSDALLAPTLDGLGIAVLPEFQAAPLVASGKLVRVLEGWQMSALKVQLVYPMQRHQSPTVRALMAFLAEQIPKRLKTL, encoded by the coding sequence ATGAACAATCAAAACTACTCGATCGACGATCTCCAGTGGTTCATCAAGATCGCGGAGGCAGGGAGCCTCTCAGGGGCTTCTCGCCAACTGGAGGTTCCCAAATCAACCTTGTCGCGCCGCCTGGCGCGCATGGAAACGGCAGCAGGGGTCAGCCTCGTCAAGCGCAATACCCGAGCCTTCGCATTGACCGACGCTGGCCAACGCCTGCTGGACGGAACAAGTCCGCTGATCCATAAATTGAACGCCGTCACCCATGACCTTCTTTCTCAGGATCAGACGCCAAGTGGTCGCGTTCGCCTAGCTGCGTCAGCGACATTTGGCAAAGTTGTGCTGCTTCCGCTGGTGACTGAGTACCTGTTCAAACACGAACATTTGGAACTGGATGTCAAGCTCAGCAACCGCCACGTCAACATCGTCGAAGAAGGCATTGATCTGGCGGTGCGCATTGGCGAACTTGCCGATTCCAGTCTGAAGGCCCGTGCCATAGGCACCGTACGTCCAGCTCTATTTGCAAGCCCCGCTTATGCGAACCAACATGGGTTGCCGGTGCATCCCGGTGAACTCAGTGCTCACGCTGGCCTGCTGCAGTCGAGGGAAGCCGCAGAAATCAAGCTGCATTCGCGAAGCAGAACCGCAAAAGGACTTTTGCGCTCACGTTTGATCATCGGCCCTTCCGACGCCTTGCTGGCGCCGACATTGGACGGACTGGGAATCGCCGTACTGCCCGAGTTCCAGGCAGCGCCGCTGGTCGCATCAGGTAAATTGGTCAGAGTGCTGGAGGGCTGGCAAATGTCCGCGCTGAAAGTCCAGCTTGTCTACCCCATGCAACGCCATCAATCGCCAACAGTTCGGGCACTGATGGCGTTTCTCGCGGAACAGATCCCCAAAAGGTTGAAGACACTGTAG
- a CDS encoding NmrA/HSCARG family protein yields the protein MTILVTGSTGLIGSHVVALLAAQGADVHALSRTPEKRQFPPGVTAVKGDFQDVDSMRAAMAGARTLFLLNTVAADEITQALIALNLAREAGIERIVYLSVMHCDRFTDVPHFTGKHTVERMIGQLGMHATILRPAYFMQNDDALIQSDVLERGVYPMPIGSAGISMVDARDVAEVAARHLLRRDAASEPLPTEVLDVVGPIALSGQTAAAVWSDVLGKTVRYAGDDIGPFEARFRSFAPAWMAYDMRLMMARMQMDGEVGSAGAVERMQQELGTSLRSYRDYALETAERWRAAQ from the coding sequence ATGACCATACTCGTTACGGGCAGCACGGGGCTTATCGGCTCACATGTGGTAGCGCTGCTAGCCGCGCAAGGCGCAGACGTTCATGCCCTCTCCAGAACACCAGAGAAGCGACAGTTTCCACCCGGCGTTACGGCGGTCAAGGGAGACTTCCAGGACGTGGATTCGATGCGCGCTGCCATGGCTGGCGCGAGAACGCTTTTCTTGCTCAACACTGTGGCCGCAGACGAAATTACCCAGGCACTGATTGCGCTCAACCTGGCGCGCGAAGCGGGTATCGAACGCATCGTGTACCTGTCTGTCATGCACTGCGACCGTTTCACCGATGTTCCGCATTTCACTGGAAAGCACACGGTGGAACGCATGATCGGACAGCTCGGTATGCACGCGACCATTCTGCGTCCCGCTTACTTCATGCAGAACGACGATGCCTTGATTCAGTCCGATGTTCTGGAGCGGGGCGTGTACCCCATGCCTATCGGCAGTGCAGGCATTTCCATGGTGGACGCGCGTGACGTGGCGGAAGTTGCCGCGCGACATCTGCTGCGCCGAGACGCCGCAAGCGAACCCTTGCCAACGGAGGTGTTGGATGTCGTGGGGCCAATCGCGTTGTCGGGTCAAACTGCCGCAGCTGTATGGAGCGATGTGCTAGGCAAGACCGTCCGGTACGCGGGTGACGACATCGGACCTTTTGAAGCGCGGTTCCGGAGTTTTGCACCCGCCTGGATGGCGTACGACATGCGGCTGATGATGGCGCGCATGCAGATGGATGGCGAGGTGGGCTCCGCTGGTGCAGTCGAGCGCATGCAGCAAGAACTGGGCACGTCGTTGCGGAGCTACCGCGACTATGCGCTGGAAACGGCTGAGCGCTGGAGGGCTGCCCAATGA